A single window of Desulfovibrio desulfuricans DNA harbors:
- a CDS encoding hydrogenase 4 subunit F — translation MNVMTNSNPMLFYLLLAAPLITSLLCFACAFCGRGIRAVVNIINTAGCAALLVTAYGLVSSVYEHGALFAAGKWLYLDSLSAMFLAVLAVLGTITGLYSYGYMKQEVDHGEVSVPTLCNYYGFFHLFIFTMVSVITTNNLILMWAGVEATTLASAFLVGIYGQNSSLEAAWKYIVICTVGVAFGLYGTVLVYSNASAAMTAQGLDPSDAIFWTEALRYADGLDHTLMYLAFVFVLIGFGTKAGLFPMHAWLPDAHSEAPSPTSALLSAVLLKAAMLVILRYYILISRSISSAVPQNMLLVFGLLSILVAAFSMISQNDIKRRYAYCSVENMGIIAVGLGFGGPLGIFAALFHVISHSLAKGLVFCVSGNVLLKYGTRDMTTVRGMLKIMPVSAVFLAAGTLALGGLPPFSVFLSEFMVVVSGITAGHMYLVAALAVLLMVALGALVHLVAVTLSGQAPESIAKGEQGSMTLIPAAVLLGLLLVMGTCTPAPVVNMLNAATSIVLDKNTATAQVQPALRDMVRAASHDTADAAEADDAKQTSSRQEI, via the coding sequence ATGAATGTCATGACCAACAGCAACCCCATGCTTTTTTACCTGCTGCTCGCCGCGCCATTGATCACGTCGCTGCTGTGCTTTGCCTGCGCCTTCTGCGGGCGCGGCATACGCGCCGTGGTCAACATCATCAATACGGCAGGCTGCGCGGCCCTTCTGGTCACGGCCTACGGACTTGTAAGCAGTGTATATGAGCATGGCGCTCTTTTTGCCGCCGGCAAGTGGCTGTATCTCGACAGCCTTTCGGCCATGTTTCTGGCCGTGCTGGCCGTGCTTGGCACCATTACCGGCCTGTATTCCTACGGATACATGAAGCAGGAAGTGGACCACGGCGAAGTTTCCGTGCCCACGCTCTGCAACTATTACGGCTTTTTCCACCTGTTTATCTTCACCATGGTTTCGGTGATCACCACCAACAACCTGATCCTCATGTGGGCTGGCGTGGAAGCCACCACCCTTGCCTCGGCCTTTCTGGTGGGCATTTACGGGCAGAATTCCTCGCTTGAAGCTGCCTGGAAGTACATTGTCATCTGCACCGTGGGCGTGGCCTTTGGCCTCTACGGCACGGTGCTGGTGTATTCCAACGCCTCCGCAGCCATGACCGCCCAGGGGCTTGACCCCTCTGACGCCATATTCTGGACCGAAGCCCTGCGCTATGCGGACGGCCTTGATCACACCCTCATGTATCTGGCCTTTGTGTTCGTACTGATCGGCTTTGGCACCAAGGCCGGGCTGTTCCCCATGCACGCATGGCTGCCCGATGCCCACAGCGAAGCCCCAAGCCCCACCAGCGCCCTGCTTTCCGCCGTGCTGCTCAAGGCGGCCATGCTGGTCATCCTGCGCTACTACATCCTTATCAGCCGCAGCATCTCAAGCGCTGTGCCGCAAAACATGCTGCTGGTTTTCGGTCTGCTTTCCATACTTGTAGCGGCGTTCAGCATGATCTCGCAAAACGACATCAAGCGCCGCTATGCTTATTGCAGTGTTGAAAACATGGGCATCATCGCCGTGGGCCTTGGCTTTGGCGGCCCGCTGGGCATCTTTGCCGCCCTGTTCCACGTTATCAGCCACAGCCTTGCCAAAGGTCTGGTGTTCTGCGTGTCGGGCAACGTGCTGCTCAAGTACGGCACGCGCGACATGACCACCGTGCGCGGCATGCTCAAGATCATGCCTGTTTCCGCCGTGTTTCTGGCAGCGGGAACCCTGGCTCTAGGCGGCCTGCCGCCGTTCAGCGTGTTCCTGAGCGAATTCATGGTGGTCGTTTCCGGCATCACCGCCGGTCACATGTATCTGGTTGCGGCTCTTGCCGTGCTGCTCATGGTCGCTCTGGGAGCGCTGGTGCATCTGGTGGCGGTGACGCTCTCCGGCCAAGCGCCGGAATCCATCGCAAAAGGCGAACAGGGCAGCATGACCCTTATCCCCGCCGCCGTGCTGCTGGGCCTGCTGCTAGTTATGGGCACCTGCACGCCCGCCCCTGTGGTGAACATGCTCAACGCAGCCACCAGCATCGTGCTGGATAAAAATACCGCCACGGCCCAGGTGCAGCCCGCCCTGCGCGACATGGTACGCGCCGCTTCCCACGATACGGCGGATGCGGCGGAAGCCGACGACGCAAAGCAAACTTCTTCCCGTCAGGAGATATAA
- the hyfE gene encoding hydrogenase 4 membrane subunit yields MLSSSIIINNLAGLLVVTSLMVVTCKKATTSALLYAVQSAVLVLSFIALGGLMQAHELYTWAGTAVLTKVILVPLIMYKALGKMSDPEAQGMVIPTSVVVILSAVLLLLCHFVVSTVQVPIITQHGLEPVLAVSLGHFMIGVMCIVVQRNIIKQIFGYCLMENGAHMTLALLANQAPHLVEIGISTDAIFAVIIMVYMVRRIFTTMNTLRAHDLSALKG; encoded by the coding sequence ATGTTGAGTTCAAGTATAATCATCAACAATCTCGCGGGGCTTTTGGTGGTCACATCCCTGATGGTGGTCACCTGCAAAAAAGCCACAACATCCGCCTTGCTGTACGCTGTGCAGTCTGCCGTGCTGGTGCTCTCGTTCATTGCGTTGGGCGGCCTGATGCAGGCGCACGAGTTGTATACCTGGGCCGGAACCGCCGTTCTGACCAAGGTCATCCTTGTGCCGCTGATAATGTACAAGGCCCTCGGCAAAATGAGCGACCCTGAAGCGCAGGGAATGGTCATTCCCACATCTGTGGTCGTCATACTGTCAGCCGTTCTGCTGCTCTTGTGCCACTTTGTGGTGAGCACGGTTCAGGTGCCCATCATTACCCAGCACGGTCTTGAGCCTGTACTGGCCGTATCGCTTGGTCACTTCATGATCGGCGTTATGTGCATTGTGGTGCAGCGCAACATCATCAAGCAGATATTCGGCTATTGCCTGATGGAAAACGGCGCGCACATGACCCTGGCCCTGCTGGCCAACCAGGCCCCGCATCTTGTGGAAATTGGCATTTCCACAGACGCCATCTTCGCGGTTATCATCATGGTTTACATGGTGCGCCGCATCTTCACCACCATGAACACGCTGCGCGCGCATGATCTTTCCGCGCTGAAGGGGTGA